In Alteromonas macleodii, the sequence CAATATTGTACATTTTGGGCTTGGAAATACTGCTCATATAAACAAAGTACAAATACGCTGGAGAAATGGTGAAACCCTCGTAATCGAAAAGCCTTCAATTAACCAAATTTTTACCGTAGGGAAGCACAAACCTAGTGAGCCCTCCGTTCATTCTGTTTTTCTAAAAGAACAGCTTGCCTCGAAAGTTGAGAGGACACCATTCGTAAACATCCTTGATAAAGAGGATCTTCAACTGAACGGTATAGATAGCTCAAAGCCTCTTACGCTGACAGTAAAATATCATGCAGGAACTGGCCAAAACGTAATTGCCGCAGATGAAGGGGGCATGCAGTTTTGGTTGCGTCACCGCTCATCAGGCCTCATTCCTTTAGAAGATAGAATTGAAGTAGATTCGTCAGTGCTATACACCGAACAAGGCAGCGCCACCGCCTCTATTAATCTGCAAGGTTTGTTGCCCTCTTCTAATTTAAAACCAGGAGAATACTACATGCTAAGAGTGGTATTTACCTCAAGTGACGGCAACATGTATGAAGACAGTATCCAGCGGATTAAATTGTACTAGTAAAAGACTCAACACTATGAAAAAAATAGGGACGTTAAACGCACTATTAGCAATATTTGCGCTATTCGTATCGATGCTGTGTTTTGCTTCAAAAGCACAAGCTCAAGAAATTTACACTGCGAATGAAAAATCGTTGGCTCGTCATTATGCTGTGCCTGACTGGTTCAGAGATGCAAAATTGGGAATTTACTTTACATGGGGCCCCTACACAGTAGCCGCAAAAGGAAACGAATGGTACCCCCGATGGATGCACTTTAAAGTGCCACCTGAAAGCTGGCAAGGAAAGAAACCAGGCTATCATATTGAGCTTCTCGATTGGCATACTCAAAATTTTGGGCACCCTTCAGAATTTGCGTATCACGATATGATTCCGCGCTTTACCGCTGAACACTTTGATGCTGCAGAATGGGTAGATTTGTTTGAATTAGCAGGCGCTAAATTTGCGGGGCCTGTTGCTATGCATCACGACGGCTATGCGTTGTGGGATAGTCAAATTACTCCTTGGAACTCGGCTAATATCGGCCCTAAACGCGATATTACAGGGGAAATCACAGCAGAGTTGAGAAAGAGGGGAATGAAGCTTATTACCACTTTTCATCACGCTAGAAATTTACAGCGCTATAAGGGGCAGTCATATGAACGGGCCTTGCAAAAGTATGGCCACTTGGATATGTATCACATGTACTGGAATTCACACTTTCCATGGGTTGATGGCTTAGCAACTTCGTCAAATGATCCTGAATTGGCGATTCTATACGGTAATATGGAAGAAGAAGAGTGGATAGATACATTCTGGTTAGGCAGTTTAAAAGAAGTTGTTGATAGATATCAGCCCGACATTGTGTGGTTTGACACTTGGCTGGATTTAATCCCAGAGCAAGCGCGATTTGAATTTGCTTCCTACTATTTAAATGCGGCAGGGCGATGGGGTAAAGACGTCATGATAACGCATAAAGATAGGGACATGCCTTACAGCTTCTCCGTAGAGGATTTTGAACAAGGCCGTCGCGATAAGCTAACCAATTTGCCATGGCTAACAGATGATACTATTTCGAAGCAAAGTTGGTCGTACATCGAGGGCTTGGAAATAAAACCTGCCAGTTGGGTGCTGCATGACTTTATTGATATTGTATCCAAAAACGGTCAGTTATCGCTGAATATTTCTCCTAAATTTGATGGCACTATTCCTGAGGATCAAAAAGCTGTATTGAAGGAGCTGGGTAATTGGCTTCATATAAACGGCGAGGCAATTTATAAAACCCGACCATGGAAAATTTTTGGTGAAGGTCCTACTAAAATGTCAAATAGTGGTCATTTTACAAAACATGTCGACTATACCGCTCAAGATATAAGATTTACTCAAAACGATAATACGCTATATGCAATTGCCCTAGGTATGCCGCATGAAGAAATCCTAATTTCATCTTTATCCTTAAACAACAGCCTAGAACACGATGCTGTCACTTCTGTAAAGAGCTTGAATGGCAACTACATCGAATATTGGAAGCAAGATATGGATGGGCTGCGGATAAAACTCAAAGCGAATTCACCCTCACAGCTGGCGTATGCCTTTTCTATACAATGGGAGAAACGTAATGATGACCTCGTATCTTTTACTAATAGTGGCGGTAACTAACGCATGATGAAACTCTACATTGATGGCGAACAACACACAGTAGATGTGGAGGAAAACATGCCGCTTCTATGGGTATTGCGTGATGTGCTTAATAAGAAAGGAACAAAGTTTGGCTGCGGTATGGGGTTATGCGGTGCTTGCACAGTCCATGTAAATGGCGAGGCTGTGCGTTCGTGTATTACACCCGTAGGAGTGGTGGAAGGTTCTGCAATTGCGACGATCGAGAGTGTTAGTAAAGAAGGGCAGGAACACGCTATTCAAATATCATGGCGAGAATACAATGTGCCTCAGTGTGGGTATTGCCAGTCGGGACAAATCATGAGCGCGTTGTCGATGTTAAATCACATCCCTTCACCAAGTGATGCTGATATTGATGCGTTTATGTCAGGTAATATTTGTCGTTGCGGTACCTATCCGAGGATCAAAGCGGCAATTAAGCACGCATCAAAGCTAATGCAAAGCAATCAAGCAGGTGATAAAAAATGATAGCGCCACCAACTGCATTTCTAGCAAAATTATCTCGCCGAGAGTTTCTAAGGTTATCTGGCGTAGCAGGCTCAGGACTGTTATTGGCCTGCAATACGACATATGCGTTAGGTGCAAGTGACTCATCGCGTATAAAATTTGACGCTATAGCGCCTCATCATCGGCTTAATATATTTGTGTCAATCCATACCGATGGCACCATAGACATAGTTTCTCATCGCTCAGAAATGGGGCAGGGGTCAAAAACTGGTATTGCTCAAATTATTGCCGACGAACTCGAGGCCGACTGGGAAATGGTTAGGGTTATTCAAGGACGTGGTAACAAGGCATACGGAAATCAAAATACCGATGGGTCCACTAGCATCCGGCTTTTTTGGGATAAATTGCGAGAAGTAGGCGCTTCTGCACGCACAATGCTAGAAAGTGCTGGTGCGGAGTATTGGCAGGTTTCTTTACAAGACGTTTTTGCAAAAAACGGGAGAGTTTTTAATAAGAAAAACGATAAGACTCTCGCTTATGGAGATTTGGCCGAACTTGCTAGCAAACAATCGATACCCGAGCCAAACACATTAAAGTTTAAGCCATTTTCCAATTATCAATATATTGGGAAAGGCATTACTATCGTTGACATTGATGATATTACATCAGGAAAAGCGTGTTTTGGCATTGATGTGACCTTGCCAGGAATGCTAATTGCGTCTATCGAGCGTTGCCCGGTGCTTCACGGTCAAGTCGAGTCATTTGATAGAGCTGCCGCATTAGCA encodes:
- a CDS encoding alpha-L-fucosidase, with protein sequence MKKIGTLNALLAIFALFVSMLCFASKAQAQEIYTANEKSLARHYAVPDWFRDAKLGIYFTWGPYTVAAKGNEWYPRWMHFKVPPESWQGKKPGYHIELLDWHTQNFGHPSEFAYHDMIPRFTAEHFDAAEWVDLFELAGAKFAGPVAMHHDGYALWDSQITPWNSANIGPKRDITGEITAELRKRGMKLITTFHHARNLQRYKGQSYERALQKYGHLDMYHMYWNSHFPWVDGLATSSNDPELAILYGNMEEEEWIDTFWLGSLKEVVDRYQPDIVWFDTWLDLIPEQARFEFASYYLNAAGRWGKDVMITHKDRDMPYSFSVEDFEQGRRDKLTNLPWLTDDTISKQSWSYIEGLEIKPASWVLHDFIDIVSKNGQLSLNISPKFDGTIPEDQKAVLKELGNWLHINGEAIYKTRPWKIFGEGPTKMSNSGHFTKHVDYTAQDIRFTQNDNTLYAIALGMPHEEILISSLSLNNSLEHDAVTSVKSLNGNYIEYWKQDMDGLRIKLKANSPSQLAYAFSIQWEKRNDDLVSFTNSGGN
- a CDS encoding (2Fe-2S)-binding protein; its protein translation is MMKLYIDGEQHTVDVEENMPLLWVLRDVLNKKGTKFGCGMGLCGACTVHVNGEAVRSCITPVGVVEGSAIATIESVSKEGQEHAIQISWREYNVPQCGYCQSGQIMSALSMLNHIPSPSDADIDAFMSGNICRCGTYPRIKAAIKHASKLMQSNQAGDKK